In one Camarhynchus parvulus unplaced genomic scaffold, STF_HiC, whole genome shotgun sequence genomic region, the following are encoded:
- the LOC115916921 gene encoding olfactory receptor 14I1-like, with product MSNSSSIRHFLLLALADTRQLQLLHFCLLLGISLAALLGNGLIISAVACGHHLHTPMFFFLLNLALSDLGSICTTVPKAMHNSLWDTRNISYTGCSAQLFFFAFFISAELSLLTIMCYDRYVSICKPLHYGTLLGSRACAHMAAAAWASAFLYSLLHTANTFSLPLCHGNALGQFFCEIPQILKLSCSKSYLRELGLLGVTACLSFGCFVFIVFSYVQIFRAVLRIPSEQGRHKAFSTCLPHLAVLSLFLSTAMFAHLKPPSMSSPSLDLALSVLYSVMPPALNPLIYSLRNQELKAAVWRLMTGCFQEH from the coding sequence atgtccaacagcagctccatcaggcacttcctcctgctggcattggcagacacgcggcagctgcagctcctgcacttctgcctcttgctgggcatctccctggctgccctcctgggcaacggcctcatcatcagcgccgtagcctgcggccaccacctgcacacgcccatgttcttcttcctgctcaacctggccctcagcgacctgggctccatctgcaccactgtccccaaagccatgcacaattccctctgggacaccaggaacatcTCCTACACAGGATGTTctgctcagctctttttctttgctttttttatttcagcagagctTTCCCTCCTGACCATCATGTGCTATGACCGCTAcgtgtccatctgcaaacccctgcactacgggaccctcctgggcagcagagcttgtgcccacatggcagcagctgcctgggccagtgcctttctcTATTCACTGCTGCACACggccaatacattttccctgcccctgtgccatggcaatgccctgggccagttcttctgtgaaatcccacagatcctcaagctctcctgctccaaatCCTATCTCAGGGAACTTGGGCTTCTTGGTGTTACTGCCTGTTTATCATTTGgctgttttgtgttcattgttttctcctatgtgcagatcttcagggctgtgctgaggatcccctctgagcagggacggcacaaagccttttccacctgcctccctcacctggccgtgctctccctgttcctcagcactgccatgttTGCTCACCTGAAGCCCCCTtccatgtcctccccatccctggatctggccctgtcagttctgtactcggtgatgcctccagccctgaaccccctcatctacagcctgaggaaccaggagctcaaggctgcagtTTGGAGACTGATGACTGGATGCTTTCAGGAACATTAA